TGACTCCTCGAAATTGACTGGGTTGGGATGCGCGATCGTTTAGAACGCTTCCTTGAACGGGCGCAGATCGAGCTCGTGCGTCCAGGCCGAACGGTGCTGGCGGTGAAGCAACCAGAATGCATCGGCGATGGCGTCGATATCGAGCAGGCCGTCGAGGCCTTTCTGTTCGACATGCTCGGTGAAGCGCGTATGCACCCGTTCCCCGTCGATACCGCCGTCGATCACGACATGGGCCACGTGCAGGCCGAGCGGGCCGAATTCGCGGGCCATGCTTTGAGCGAGCATGCGCAAGCCGGCCTTGCTCGACGCGAAGTGGGCAAAGTTCGGCATGCCTCGAAGCGCGCCTGTCGCCCCGCTGAAAAGCAGCGACCCTCGGCCGAGAGGCGCAAAGCGCCGGGCGGCCTCGCGACCCACGAGGAACCCGCCAAAACAGTTGAGCCGCCAGAACGATTCGAAGACGTCCGCTTCCATCGTCCGCAGATCGAGAGGCTGGTTGTTGCCGGTGTTGTAGGCAATGAGATCGGCGCTGTCGCCGTGTTCGTCGGCCTGCATCGCGATATCGAACAAGCGGATCACATCCGCTTCGCGGGTCGCGTCCATGACGACCGTGCTTGCCGAGCCGCCCGCCTCGACAATCCGCTCGCGTACCCGTTCGATCTTCGCTTCGGTGCGCCCCGCGATGACCACATGACGCCCCTCGGCCGCGAATCGGCGAGACAGGCCCGCGCCTAGTCCTTGCTCCGGTCCCACTCCGATGACGACGGCCTTCGGGCGATCCGCGACCGGGACCTCTTCATTGATAGACATGAATACTTTCCTTTCCTAAATAAACTTCGGCGCGGCA
Above is a genomic segment from Paraburkholderia phenazinium containing:
- a CDS encoding SDR family NAD(P)-dependent oxidoreductase, whose protein sequence is MSINEEVPVADRPKAVVIGVGPEQGLGAGLSRRFAAEGRHVVIAGRTEAKIERVRERIVEAGGSASTVVMDATREADVIRLFDIAMQADEHGDSADLIAYNTGNNQPLDLRTMEADVFESFWRLNCFGGFLVGREAARRFAPLGRGSLLFSGATGALRGMPNFAHFASSKAGLRMLAQSMAREFGPLGLHVAHVVIDGGIDGERVHTRFTEHVEQKGLDGLLDIDAIADAFWLLHRQHRSAWTHELDLRPFKEAF